A genomic segment from Glycine soja cultivar W05 chromosome 20, ASM419377v2, whole genome shotgun sequence encodes:
- the LOC114401317 gene encoding isoliquiritigenin 2'-O-methyltransferase-like isoform X1 encodes MGESNVMTKTEDGACLSAMLLSTNLVYPAVLNAAIELNLFEIIAKATPAGSFMSSHEIASKLPTQHPDLPNRLDRMLRLLASYSVLTTSTRTTHHGATETVYGLSQVGQYFVPDGTRGYLASFTAFVCYPPLLQVWSVILTPIYVYHIEDRCMLNFKEAVVDADIDLFKKILGVTMYQYMENDPKMNQIFNKSMANLCATEMSRILEIYTGFEGISTLVDVGGGNGQNLKMIISKYPLIKGINFDLPQVIENALPLPGIEHVGGDMFAKVPQGDTIILKAVCHNWSDEKCIEFLRNCHKALSPNGKVIVVEFILPEEPEPTEESQLVSTLDNLMFITVGGRERTQKQYETLCKLSGFSNFQVACRAFSSLGVMEFYK; translated from the exons ATGGGGGAATCCAATGTCATGACCAAGACTGAGGATGGTGCTTGTCTGTCTGCAATGCTGCTTAGTACTAATCTAGTGTACCCTGCAGTACTGAATGCTGCTATTGAGCTCAACTTGTTTGAGATCATTGCTAAGGCAACACCAGCTGGTTCTTTTATGTCATCCCATGAAATTGCTTCTAAGCTCCCAACACAACACCCTGACCTGCCTAATAGGCTTGACCGCATGCTGCGTTTGCTTGCTAGTTATTCTGTTCTTACTACTTCCACTCGCACCACACACCATGGTGCCACTGAAACAGTTTATGGACTCTCACAAGTTGGACAATACTTTGTCCCTGACGGAACTAGGGGCTACTTGGCTTCATTCACAGCATTTGTCTGTTATCCACCACTCTTACAAGTTTGGTCAGTGATTTTAACTCCTATATACGTATATCACATAGAGGACaggtgtat GCTGAACTTCAAGGAAGCCGTGGTTGATGCAGACATTGACTTGTTCAAGAAAATTCTTGGAGTAACAATGTACCAGTACATGGAAAACGATCCAAAAATGAACCAAATCTTTAACAAGTCAATGGCCAACTTGTGTGCAACAGAGATGAGTAGAATACTTGAAATATACACTGGATTTGAGGGAATATCAACATTGGTTGACGTAGGAGGTGGCAATGGACAAAATCTAAAAATGATAATCTCCAAATACCCTTtaattaaaggaattaattttgatcttccCCAAGTGATTGAAAATGCACTTCCCCTTCCAG GGATTGAGCATGTTGGAGGGGATATGTTCGCAAAAGTTCCACAGGGTGACACCATAATACTAAAG GCTGTATGCCACAATTGGTCAGATGAAAAATGCATAGAATTTCTAAGGAATTGTCACAAAGCATTGTCTCCAAATGGGAAGGTGATTGTGGTGGAGTTCATATTGCCAGAAGAACCCGAACCAACTGAAGAATCCCAGCTTGTTTCCACTCTTGACAACCTCATGTTTATCACTGTTGGTGGAAGGGAAAGAACTCAGAAACAATATGAGACTTTGTGCAAGCTCTCtggattttcaaattttcaagttGCTTGTCGTGCCTTCTCTAGTCTGGGAGTGATGGAATTTTACAAATAG
- the LOC114401317 gene encoding isoliquiritigenin 2'-O-methyltransferase-like isoform X2, whose amino-acid sequence MGESNVMTKTEDGACLSAMLLSTNLVYPAVLNAAIELNLFEIIAKATPAGSFMSSHEIASKLPTQHPDLPNRLDRMLRLLASYSVLTTSTRTTHHGATETVYGLSQVGQYFVPDGTRGYLASFTAFVCYPPLLQVWLNFKEAVVDADIDLFKKILGVTMYQYMENDPKMNQIFNKSMANLCATEMSRILEIYTGFEGISTLVDVGGGNGQNLKMIISKYPLIKGINFDLPQVIENALPLPGIEHVGGDMFAKVPQGDTIILKAVCHNWSDEKCIEFLRNCHKALSPNGKVIVVEFILPEEPEPTEESQLVSTLDNLMFITVGGRERTQKQYETLCKLSGFSNFQVACRAFSSLGVMEFYK is encoded by the exons ATGGGGGAATCCAATGTCATGACCAAGACTGAGGATGGTGCTTGTCTGTCTGCAATGCTGCTTAGTACTAATCTAGTGTACCCTGCAGTACTGAATGCTGCTATTGAGCTCAACTTGTTTGAGATCATTGCTAAGGCAACACCAGCTGGTTCTTTTATGTCATCCCATGAAATTGCTTCTAAGCTCCCAACACAACACCCTGACCTGCCTAATAGGCTTGACCGCATGCTGCGTTTGCTTGCTAGTTATTCTGTTCTTACTACTTCCACTCGCACCACACACCATGGTGCCACTGAAACAGTTTATGGACTCTCACAAGTTGGACAATACTTTGTCCCTGACGGAACTAGGGGCTACTTGGCTTCATTCACAGCATTTGTCTGTTATCCACCACTCTTACAAGTTTG GCTGAACTTCAAGGAAGCCGTGGTTGATGCAGACATTGACTTGTTCAAGAAAATTCTTGGAGTAACAATGTACCAGTACATGGAAAACGATCCAAAAATGAACCAAATCTTTAACAAGTCAATGGCCAACTTGTGTGCAACAGAGATGAGTAGAATACTTGAAATATACACTGGATTTGAGGGAATATCAACATTGGTTGACGTAGGAGGTGGCAATGGACAAAATCTAAAAATGATAATCTCCAAATACCCTTtaattaaaggaattaattttgatcttccCCAAGTGATTGAAAATGCACTTCCCCTTCCAG GGATTGAGCATGTTGGAGGGGATATGTTCGCAAAAGTTCCACAGGGTGACACCATAATACTAAAG GCTGTATGCCACAATTGGTCAGATGAAAAATGCATAGAATTTCTAAGGAATTGTCACAAAGCATTGTCTCCAAATGGGAAGGTGATTGTGGTGGAGTTCATATTGCCAGAAGAACCCGAACCAACTGAAGAATCCCAGCTTGTTTCCACTCTTGACAACCTCATGTTTATCACTGTTGGTGGAAGGGAAAGAACTCAGAAACAATATGAGACTTTGTGCAAGCTCTCtggattttcaaattttcaagttGCTTGTCGTGCCTTCTCTAGTCTGGGAGTGATGGAATTTTACAAATAG